In a genomic window of Punica granatum isolate Tunisia-2019 chromosome 6, ASM765513v2, whole genome shotgun sequence:
- the LOC116209793 gene encoding UMP-CMP kinase 3-like, with translation MGAVADAAITDATRRLIEKEPTVVFVLGGPGSGKGTQCANIVQHFGYTHLSAGDLLRAEIKSGSENGTMIQNMIKEGKIVPSEVTIKLLQNAMLESANNKFLIDGFPRNEENRAAFEAVTKIEPAFVLFFECSEEEMERRLLGRNQGREDDNIETIRKRFKVFMESSIPVVEYYESKGKVCKIDAAKPIEEVFEAVKAVFTTQDAVVVA, from the exons ATGGGAGCTGTTGCTGATGCCGCAATCACG GACGCAACCAGAAGGTTGATTGAAAAGGAACCTACTGTCGTTTTTGTTTTGG GTGGACCAGGCAGTGGAAAGGGTACACAATGTGCAAATATAGTCCAGCATTTTGGGTACACACATCTCAGTGCTGGTGATCTCCTTCGAGCAGAAATCAAGTCTGGTTCAGAAAATGG AACCATGATCCAGAATATGATTAAAGAGGGAAAGATTGTGCCTTCGGAGGTAACTATTAAGCTTCTCCAAAATGCAATGCTGGAAAGTGCCAACAACAAGTTTCTTATTGATGGTTTTCCTCGTAACGAGGAGAATCGTGCTGCATTTGAGGCTGTG ACAAAAATTGAACCAGCATTTGTGTTATTTTTTGAGTGCTCTGAAGAGGAGATGGAGAGGCGACTGCTTGGTAGAAACCAG GGAAGAGAAGATGATAACATTGAAACGATCAGGAAGCGTTTCAAGGTTTTCATGGAGTCTAGCATTCCTGTGGTAGAGTACTACGAATCCAAAGGAAAAGTTTGCAAG ATTGACGCTGCAAAGCCTATTGAGGAGGTTTTTGAGGCAGTTAAAGCTGTTTTCACCACACAAGATGCTGTG GTTGTCGCGTAG